Genomic window (Bacillus pumilus):
GATTCTCTATTAAAGGCGCCTCTTCCTGATCTTATATCTGGAAGTTTCGGTTTAGTATTTGGACTTATTCTAGCATATCTTATTGTAAACGTGATCCCGCTAAACAATATCCCATATCATATTTTTGGTACCATTATTCCGATTTTCCTGGCTTTCTTTTTAGGATATCTTGGGTTTCAGGTAGGATTTAAGAAGAAGGATGAAATGATGGGGCTGTTCTCCCGATCTGCAAAGGTCACAAAGAAAAAAGGGGCAGCTGATGATGAACCTGAAATAGAAGATAAAAAGCTGAAAATTTTAGACACAAGTGTTATCATTGATGGAAGAATCGCAGATATTTGTCAAACTGGATTCTTAGAAGGTGTCATGGTCATTCCTCAATTTGTACTGGAGGAATTACAGCATATTGCAGATTCTTCTGATGTATTAAAGAGAAATAGAGGCCGAAGAGGTCTTGATATTTTAAATCGTATTCAAAAAGAATTGGATATCAAAGTTGAAATTTACGAAGGTGACTTTGAAGACATTCAAGAGGTTGATAGCAAGCTTGTGAAGCTCGCTAAATTAACTTCAGGTGTTGTTGTGACAAATGATTTTAATTTAAATAAAGTATGCGAACTTCAAAAAGTAGCAGTGTTAAACATCAATGATCTAGCCAATGCGGTGAAACCGGTTGTGCTGCCTGGGGAAGAAATGAAGGTACAGGTCATTAAAGATGGGAAAGAGCATAACCAAGGTGTTGCTTACTTAGATGACGGTACGATGATTGTGGTCGAAGAAGGGCGCAATTACATTGGAAAAGACATCGATGTGCTCGTCACAAGTGTGCTGCAGACTGCTGCTGGAAGAATGATTTTTGCGAAGCCAAAACTTCTGGAGAAGGCGCTCTAAAGGGAGAACGAACATGTATTATGAAGTAGTTATTCCGGCTGCGGGGCAGGGGAAACGAATGAAGGCCGGCCGCAATAAGCTTTTTATTGAGCTGAAAAGAATGCCGGTTATCATTCATACACTAAAGGTATTTGACGCTCATTCACCATGCAAACGGATGATCCTAGCGATCAATGAAGAGGAGCGTCAAGACTTTGAAAGGCTACTCAAGGTACACGCTTTTCAAACGCCTGTTTCACTTGTCACCGGCGGTGAAGAACGTCAGCAAAGTGTATATGAGGGATTGAAGGCTGTGAAAGATGCGGACATCGTGCTTGTTCATGATGGGGCAAGGCCTTTTATTAAGCATACACATATTGACTTGCTCGTTAAAGCAGCGATTGAAAAAGGCTCCGCAGTTGTAGCGGTACCAGTGAAAGACACAATCAAACGCGTTCAAGAAGGCAAAGTGGAACAAACCATTGAACGTCAGAGCTTGTGGGCAGTCCAGACCCCACAAGCTTTTCGTCATTCTATTTTAAAAGAGGCGCATGAATATGCGGAAAAAGCAGGCTTCCTTGGAACAGATGACGCCAGCCTTGTGGAACAATTACACAGTGAGAACGTGTATATTGTCCAAGGAGACTACACCAATATTAAACTGACGACACCGGATGATTTATTGGTTGCCAAGGCAATTATGGATGCGGAAAGAGGGTACTAGATCATGTTGAGAATAGGACAAGGCTTTGATGTACATCAATTAACAGAGGACAGACCTTTGATTATCGGCGGTGTCACCATCCCTTATGAAAAGGGACTGCTTGGGCATTCAGACGCTGACGTATTGCTTCACACAGTGGCAGATGCCTGTTTAGGTGCGATTGCTGAAGGAGATATCGGAAGACATTTCCCAGATACGGATCCTGAGTTTAAAGATGCGGATTCTTTTAAATTACTGCAGCATGTGTGGGCACTAGTGAAGGAAAAAGGATACACACTTGTGAATATTGATTGCACCATTATGGCGCAAAAGCCGAAAATGGCTCCTTACATTCAACCAATGTGTGAGAAGATCGCGGAAGCACTTGAAGCGGATGTCACTCAGGTGAATGTTAAAGCAACAACGACAGAGAAACTCGGATTTACAGGAAGAGGCGAAGGAATTGCCTCTCAGGCAACAGTGCTTCTTCAGAAAAAGTAAAATCCATTTTGATGAGAATGGATTTTGATGATAAAATACGTTTATAAAAAATTGGTGTCAGACAACATGATGCAGATG
Coding sequences:
- the ispF gene encoding 2-C-methyl-D-erythritol 2,4-cyclodiphosphate synthase produces the protein MLRIGQGFDVHQLTEDRPLIIGGVTIPYEKGLLGHSDADVLLHTVADACLGAIAEGDIGRHFPDTDPEFKDADSFKLLQHVWALVKEKGYTLVNIDCTIMAQKPKMAPYIQPMCEKIAEALEADVTQVNVKATTTEKLGFTGRGEGIASQATVLLQKK
- the ispD gene encoding 2-C-methyl-D-erythritol 4-phosphate cytidylyltransferase, with amino-acid sequence MYYEVVIPAAGQGKRMKAGRNKLFIELKRMPVIIHTLKVFDAHSPCKRMILAINEEERQDFERLLKVHAFQTPVSLVTGGEERQQSVYEGLKAVKDADIVLVHDGARPFIKHTHIDLLVKAAIEKGSAVVAVPVKDTIKRVQEGKVEQTIERQSLWAVQTPQAFRHSILKEAHEYAEKAGFLGTDDASLVEQLHSENVYIVQGDYTNIKLTTPDDLLVAKAIMDAERGY
- a CDS encoding PIN/TRAM domain-containing protein, whose product is MLKRIVQAFFIILGAVVGIFIIPEIFLLLNVKDIPFITNAYSSALIGAAVFFIIGKWCTGYVVNWVKWIEDSLLKAPLPDLISGSFGLVFGLILAYLIVNVIPLNNIPYHIFGTIIPIFLAFFLGYLGFQVGFKKKDEMMGLFSRSAKVTKKKGAADDEPEIEDKKLKILDTSVIIDGRIADICQTGFLEGVMVIPQFVLEELQHIADSSDVLKRNRGRRGLDILNRIQKELDIKVEIYEGDFEDIQEVDSKLVKLAKLTSGVVVTNDFNLNKVCELQKVAVLNINDLANAVKPVVLPGEEMKVQVIKDGKEHNQGVAYLDDGTMIVVEEGRNYIGKDIDVLVTSVLQTAAGRMIFAKPKLLEKAL